One window from the genome of Microcebus murinus isolate Inina chromosome X, M.murinus_Inina_mat1.0, whole genome shotgun sequence encodes:
- the LOC142865927 gene encoding spermatid nuclear transition protein 3, producing MAKVTRKQEEPNRIMEQPTVSTKQLTPSTKGKKKRKNTCQPRSRSGNKVKKIQRRIKRLLHGSSRKKSSRTSTAIPRKVKRVKKSKKFRPLATIE from the exons ATGGCTAAAGTTACCAGGAAACAAGAGGAACCTAACAGAATTATGGAGCAGCCAACCGTAAGCACAAAACAATTAACCCCAAGCacaaaagggaagaagaagaggaagaacacTTGTCAACCCAGGTCCAGAAGTGGCAACAAG GTGAAGAAGATTCAGAGGAGAATAAAAAGACTGCTTCATGGGAGttcaagaaaaaaatcctctCGTACTAGTACAGCAATTCCAAGAAAGGTGAAGAGAGTGAAAAAGTCCAAGAAGTTTCGGCCATTAGCAACAATTGAATAG